One genomic window of Osmia bicornis bicornis chromosome 5, iOsmBic2.1, whole genome shotgun sequence includes the following:
- the LOC114872367 gene encoding uncharacterized protein LOC114872367 isoform X3, whose amino-acid sequence MYQLNSAGPMEGTLEEPPVKDSSQASPDKVLKDVIPNGVNGNYNDREEFDDANINASKFVSKEINSAVKGNREANGKEDDEDEHKMDVDIEERDLESEDSEQNGIAESRSNRGEMSESENDSKTSKSSEGVSETDNFSEVSKTEDKCKNTSCEAMEVDEQSNNSDVECLDESVTEIHSDNDDVFTMKNSAVKDIQNLSSSSDIQINDSNEIADSSLDTSDVKICEENGSCGSPDIEEITDSAKNGHNSSSERTNKDPTKQRKPRKQIDLGSITPRRSSRNIKRTSYIEKEIEEDVDDDGSDIEEIKPEDPLAGIDSKDKENSKLKSPIKNSKTTIVVNDTKRLVEIAAGSKSVKGGKKEPTLVIIDTNSILSGRGGVPVSSSKPHHTASSTSSFSVVPMGMTTQTMYPNMRTTITPVPMTSKSAQLSPKTSSMTTVTPTVTPPILPTLTDDMFVVEAPSFIVPYVYEKPPLKPLKEFVTKLEKCLEEKEKEERNNRIMEENKEECDDDSSDISQKNKDKDEESENEGNSKSKDGEDKGDNSLDLTESGFSNISDKQDIRQDDRNKVLTYFDLPLGKFFMQIGVNLVQEYVQTDLLRTQKRKQGKGSTSAETQLAINSLIKNLEFSKENNEPFHLELKKCEFCSFKTESTLVMQHHLETPHMRNYVYKCNFCPVEVRSPHDILFHMEAEHNTRGRLERGPAFHQCPNCPFEDNQKGKLTRHILACTKKFRPEKNLEPAADWEPPAKIPRLNRTRPVGPTNPSALAMAMSGKGPQPLLPKLLPAPITGRGRGRAPMQPRYPDLKTLRPGGTTMRQDNVAGMMYRPTSSGLLVPTSYQFGSNQIFQVVGGSGTVMSAVSGVSSSSGGSSGQPTPIALVPNVIDSLSRLSSSQNTTSPKNPTAKLLSQPSISITPLPRTTSQTSVPGSGTSSKSGGKTTFVICEICDGYIKDLEQLRNHMQWIHKVKIHPKMIYNRPPLNCQKCQFRFFTDQGLERHLLGSHGLVTSSMQEAANKGKDAGRCPACGRVYQWKLLNHVARDHGMTLKPAHLSYKCTVCTATFGMYKQFENHVYSAHSVVAKRVMDKKNTPSSPSSRSNDSLLKPLKINDEITIIPQPAKPTTRSGTSQGRGK is encoded by the exons ATGT ATCAACTAAACAGTGCTGGCCCCATGGAAGGCACGTTGGAAGAACCCCCTGTTAAGGACTCATCTCAGGCCAGTCCTGATAAGGTTCTCAAAG aTGTGATTCCAAACGGTGTTAATGGAAATTATAATGACAGAGAAGAATTTGATGATGCAAATATTAATGCATCTAAATTTGTGTCTAAAGAAATTAACAGTGCAGTAAAGGGGAATAGGGAGGCAAATGGAAAAGAAGATGACGAAGATGAACACAAAATGGATGTTGACATCGAAGAAAGGGATTTAGAATCTGAAGATAGTGAACAAAATGGGATAGCTGAAAGTAGAAGCAACAGGGGTGAAATGTCAGAGTCAGAAAATGACTCAAAAACATCTAAATCATCTGAGGGTGTCAGTGAGACGGACAATTTTAGTGAAGTGTCTAAGACTGAAGATAAGTGTAAAAACACATCTTGTGAGGCTATGGAAGTTGACGAACAAAGTAATAACTCAGATGTTGAATGTCTTGATGAAAGCGTAACAGAAATACACTccgataatgatgatgtgttCACTATGAAAAATTCTGCTGTTAAggatattcaaaatttatcgaGCAGTAGTGATATACAGATTAATGACAGTAATGAAATTGCTGACAGTAGTCTAGATACATCTGATGTGAAAATCTGTGAAGAAAATGGAAGTTGTGGTAGTCCTGATATCGAAGAGATAACGGATAGTGCAAAGAATGGTCATAATTCTTCGTCAGAACGTACTAATAAAGATCCTACAAAGCAGAGAAAGCCAAGGAAACAAATAGATCTTGGTAGCATTACACCGAGAAGAAGTTCGCGTAATATAAAAAGGACAAGttatatagaaaaagaaatagaagaagaTGTAGATGATGATGGTTCGGATATAGAGGAAATTAAGCCAGAAGATCCTTTGGCTGGTATCGATAGTAAGGATAAAGAGAATTCTAAACTGAAATCACCAATTAAAAACAGTAAAACTACTATTGTGGTTAATGATACTAAACGGTTAGTAGAGATTGCAGCTGGTAGTAAATCCGTgaaaggaggaaaaaaagaaccTACTTTAGTTATCATAGACACAAATTCCATTCTTTCTGGGCGTGGTGGTGTTCCTGTAAGTAGCAGTAAGCCTCATCATACTGCCTCCAGTACTAGTTCATTTTCTGTGGTTCCAATGGGTATGACAACGCAAACAATGTATCCTAATATGAGAACAACAATTACACCTGTGCCCATGACATCAAAATCTGCACAGTTAAGTCCTAAAACAAGCAGTATGACTACTGTAACACCTACAGTAACACCTCCGATATTACCAACATTGACTGATGATATGTTTGTAGTAGAAGCACCATCTTTTATAGTACCATATGTATATGAAAAACCACCTCTTAAACCATTAAAAGAATTTGTCACAAAACTAGAAAAATGCTTagaagaaaaggagaaggaagaaagaaataatagaaTCATGGAAGAGAATAAAGAAGAATGTGACGATGACTCGTCGGATATAAGtcagaaaaataaagacaaaGATGAAGAAAGTGAAAACGAAGGAAATTCTAAAAGCAAAGATGGGGAGGACAAAGGTGATAATTCGTTAGATTTAACCGAATCTGGATTTAGTAATATAAGTGACAAACAAGACATAAGGCAAGACGATAGGAATAAAGTATTGACTTATTTTGATTTACCATTGGGAAAATTTTTCATGCAAATTGGAGTGAATCTTGTTCAGGAATACGTGCAAACCGATCTTTTACGGACTCAAAAGCGTAAACAAGGCAAAGGTAGCACATCGGCTGAAACTCAGTTAGCTATAAATTCACTCATTAAAAACCTAGAATTtagtaaagaaaataatgaaccATTCCACTTAGAACTGAAAAAATGTGAATTCTGTAGTTTTAAAACAGAATCGACCTTAGTCATGCAACATCATTTAGAAACACCGCATATGCGCAATTACGTCTACAAGTGTAACTTCTGTCCAGTCGAAGTGCGTAGCCCTCACGATATATTATTCCATATGGAAGCAGAACATAATACTCGCGGAAGGTTGGAACGTGGTCCAGCTTTTCATCAATGTCCTAATTGTCCATTTGAGGATAATCAAAAAGGCAAATTAACACGACATATACTTGCTTGTACTAAAAAATTCAGACCAGAAAAGAACTTGGAACCAGCTGCCGATTGGGAACCTCCAGCAAAGATTCCAAGATTAAATAGAACGAGGCCTGTTGGACCTACTAACCCGAGTGCCCTTGCAATGGCAATGAGTGGTAAAGGGCCACAACCacttttaccaaaattacttCCTGCCCCTATCACAGGACGTGGAAGAGGACGAGCACCTATGCAGCCAAGATATCCAGATTTAAAAACGTTACGGCCGGGTGGTACGACGATGAGACAAG ATAATGTTGCAGGAATGATGTATCGTCCAACATCTTCTGGTCTATTAGTCCCTACTTCATACCAATTTGGTAGCAACCAAATATTTCAG GTGGTGGGTGGCTCTGGGACTGTCATGTCGGCTGTCTCGGGAGTGAGTAGCAGTAGCGGCGGCAGTTCCGGTCAACCCACACCCATTGCACTTGTACCCAACGTAATCGACTCTCTCTCTAGATTGTCCTCATCACAG aatACAACAAGTCCCAAGAATCCCACAGCAAAGTTGTTAAGTCAGCCAAGTATATCTATTACTCCATTACCGCGTACAACATCTCAAACCTCCGTTCCTGGTTCAGGAACTTCGTCGAAGTCTGGGGGAAAAACTACATTTGTTATATGCGAGATCTGCGATGGTTATATTAAG GATTTAGAACAACTACGTAATCATATGCAATGGATCCACAAAGTAAAAATACATCCAAAGATGATTTATAATAGACCTCCACTGAATTGCCAAAAATGTCAGTTTCGGTTTTTCACAGATCAG GGTCTAGAAAGACATTTACTTGGATCTCATGGATTGGTTACATCTAGTATGCAAGAAGCAGCAAACAAAGGAAAAGATGCAGGTCGCTGTCCCGCTTGCGGCAGA GTATATCAGTGGAAATTACTAAATCATGTCGCGCGAGATCACGGAATGACACTAAAACCAGCGCATCTATCTTATAAATGTACAGTTTGCACTGCCACATTTGGAATGTATAAGCAATTTGAAAACCATGTTTATTCGGCACATAGTGTCGTTGCTAAAAGAGTGATGGATAAGAAGAATACACCTTCGTCTCCATCGTCCAGATCCAATGATTCCCTTCTGAAACCGTTGAAGATAAATGatgaaattacaattattccACAACCAGCAAAACCTACAACCAGATCGGGTACATCTCAAGGCAGAGGAAAATAG
- the LOC114872367 gene encoding uncharacterized protein LOC114872367 isoform X5, with translation MEGTLEEPPVKDSSQASPDKVLKDVIPNGVNGNYNDREEFDDANINASKFVSKEINSAVKGNREANGKEDDEDEHKMDVDIEERDLESEDSEQNGIAESRSNRGEMSESENDSKTSKSSEGVSETDNFSEVSKTEDKCKNTSCEAMEVDEQSNNSDVECLDESVTEIHSDNDDVFTMKNSAVKDIQNLSSSSDIQINDSNEIADSSLDTSDVKICEENGSCGSPDIEEITDSAKNGHNSSSERTNKDPTKQRKPRKQIDLGSITPRRSSRNIKRTSYIEKEIEEDVDDDGSDIEEIKPEDPLAGIDSKDKENSKLKSPIKNSKTTIVVNDTKRLVEIAAGSKSVKGGKKEPTLVIIDTNSILSGRGGVPVSSSKPHHTASSTSSFSVVPMGMTTQTMYPNMRTTITPVPMTSKSAQLSPKTSSMTTVTPTVTPPILPTLTDDMFVVEAPSFIVPYVYEKPPLKPLKEFVTKLEKCLEEKEKEERNNRIMEENKEECDDDSSDISQKNKDKDEESENEGNSKSKDGEDKGDNSLDLTESGFSNISDKQDIRQDDRNKVLTYFDLPLGKFFMQIGVNLVQEYVQTDLLRTQKRKQGKGSTSAETQLAINSLIKNLEFSKENNEPFHLELKKCEFCSFKTESTLVMQHHLETPHMRNYVYKCNFCPVEVRSPHDILFHMEAEHNTRGRLERGPAFHQCPNCPFEDNQKGKLTRHILACTKKFRPEKNLEPAADWEPPAKIPRLNRTRPVGPTNPSALAMAMSGKGPQPLLPKLLPAPITGRGRGRAPMQPRYPDLKTLRPGGTTMRQDNVAGMMYRPTSSGLLVPTSYQFGSNQIFQVVGGSGTVMSAVSGVSSSSGGSSGQPTPIALVPNVIDSLSRLSSSQNTTSPKNPTAKLLSQPSISITPLPRTTSQTSVPGSGTSSKSGGKTTFVICEICDGYIKDLEQLRNHMQWIHKVKIHPKMIYNRPPLNCQKCQFRFFTDQGLERHLLGSHGLVTSSMQEAANKGKDAGRCPACGRVYQWKLLNHVARDHGMTLKPAHLSYKCTVCTATFGMYKQFENHVYSAHSVVAKRVMDKKNTPSSPSSRSNDSLLKPLKINDEITIIPQPAKPTTRSGTSQGRGK, from the exons ATGGAAGGCACGTTGGAAGAACCCCCTGTTAAGGACTCATCTCAGGCCAGTCCTGATAAGGTTCTCAAAG aTGTGATTCCAAACGGTGTTAATGGAAATTATAATGACAGAGAAGAATTTGATGATGCAAATATTAATGCATCTAAATTTGTGTCTAAAGAAATTAACAGTGCAGTAAAGGGGAATAGGGAGGCAAATGGAAAAGAAGATGACGAAGATGAACACAAAATGGATGTTGACATCGAAGAAAGGGATTTAGAATCTGAAGATAGTGAACAAAATGGGATAGCTGAAAGTAGAAGCAACAGGGGTGAAATGTCAGAGTCAGAAAATGACTCAAAAACATCTAAATCATCTGAGGGTGTCAGTGAGACGGACAATTTTAGTGAAGTGTCTAAGACTGAAGATAAGTGTAAAAACACATCTTGTGAGGCTATGGAAGTTGACGAACAAAGTAATAACTCAGATGTTGAATGTCTTGATGAAAGCGTAACAGAAATACACTccgataatgatgatgtgttCACTATGAAAAATTCTGCTGTTAAggatattcaaaatttatcgaGCAGTAGTGATATACAGATTAATGACAGTAATGAAATTGCTGACAGTAGTCTAGATACATCTGATGTGAAAATCTGTGAAGAAAATGGAAGTTGTGGTAGTCCTGATATCGAAGAGATAACGGATAGTGCAAAGAATGGTCATAATTCTTCGTCAGAACGTACTAATAAAGATCCTACAAAGCAGAGAAAGCCAAGGAAACAAATAGATCTTGGTAGCATTACACCGAGAAGAAGTTCGCGTAATATAAAAAGGACAAGttatatagaaaaagaaatagaagaagaTGTAGATGATGATGGTTCGGATATAGAGGAAATTAAGCCAGAAGATCCTTTGGCTGGTATCGATAGTAAGGATAAAGAGAATTCTAAACTGAAATCACCAATTAAAAACAGTAAAACTACTATTGTGGTTAATGATACTAAACGGTTAGTAGAGATTGCAGCTGGTAGTAAATCCGTgaaaggaggaaaaaaagaaccTACTTTAGTTATCATAGACACAAATTCCATTCTTTCTGGGCGTGGTGGTGTTCCTGTAAGTAGCAGTAAGCCTCATCATACTGCCTCCAGTACTAGTTCATTTTCTGTGGTTCCAATGGGTATGACAACGCAAACAATGTATCCTAATATGAGAACAACAATTACACCTGTGCCCATGACATCAAAATCTGCACAGTTAAGTCCTAAAACAAGCAGTATGACTACTGTAACACCTACAGTAACACCTCCGATATTACCAACATTGACTGATGATATGTTTGTAGTAGAAGCACCATCTTTTATAGTACCATATGTATATGAAAAACCACCTCTTAAACCATTAAAAGAATTTGTCACAAAACTAGAAAAATGCTTagaagaaaaggagaaggaagaaagaaataatagaaTCATGGAAGAGAATAAAGAAGAATGTGACGATGACTCGTCGGATATAAGtcagaaaaataaagacaaaGATGAAGAAAGTGAAAACGAAGGAAATTCTAAAAGCAAAGATGGGGAGGACAAAGGTGATAATTCGTTAGATTTAACCGAATCTGGATTTAGTAATATAAGTGACAAACAAGACATAAGGCAAGACGATAGGAATAAAGTATTGACTTATTTTGATTTACCATTGGGAAAATTTTTCATGCAAATTGGAGTGAATCTTGTTCAGGAATACGTGCAAACCGATCTTTTACGGACTCAAAAGCGTAAACAAGGCAAAGGTAGCACATCGGCTGAAACTCAGTTAGCTATAAATTCACTCATTAAAAACCTAGAATTtagtaaagaaaataatgaaccATTCCACTTAGAACTGAAAAAATGTGAATTCTGTAGTTTTAAAACAGAATCGACCTTAGTCATGCAACATCATTTAGAAACACCGCATATGCGCAATTACGTCTACAAGTGTAACTTCTGTCCAGTCGAAGTGCGTAGCCCTCACGATATATTATTCCATATGGAAGCAGAACATAATACTCGCGGAAGGTTGGAACGTGGTCCAGCTTTTCATCAATGTCCTAATTGTCCATTTGAGGATAATCAAAAAGGCAAATTAACACGACATATACTTGCTTGTACTAAAAAATTCAGACCAGAAAAGAACTTGGAACCAGCTGCCGATTGGGAACCTCCAGCAAAGATTCCAAGATTAAATAGAACGAGGCCTGTTGGACCTACTAACCCGAGTGCCCTTGCAATGGCAATGAGTGGTAAAGGGCCACAACCacttttaccaaaattacttCCTGCCCCTATCACAGGACGTGGAAGAGGACGAGCACCTATGCAGCCAAGATATCCAGATTTAAAAACGTTACGGCCGGGTGGTACGACGATGAGACAAG ATAATGTTGCAGGAATGATGTATCGTCCAACATCTTCTGGTCTATTAGTCCCTACTTCATACCAATTTGGTAGCAACCAAATATTTCAG GTGGTGGGTGGCTCTGGGACTGTCATGTCGGCTGTCTCGGGAGTGAGTAGCAGTAGCGGCGGCAGTTCCGGTCAACCCACACCCATTGCACTTGTACCCAACGTAATCGACTCTCTCTCTAGATTGTCCTCATCACAG aatACAACAAGTCCCAAGAATCCCACAGCAAAGTTGTTAAGTCAGCCAAGTATATCTATTACTCCATTACCGCGTACAACATCTCAAACCTCCGTTCCTGGTTCAGGAACTTCGTCGAAGTCTGGGGGAAAAACTACATTTGTTATATGCGAGATCTGCGATGGTTATATTAAG GATTTAGAACAACTACGTAATCATATGCAATGGATCCACAAAGTAAAAATACATCCAAAGATGATTTATAATAGACCTCCACTGAATTGCCAAAAATGTCAGTTTCGGTTTTTCACAGATCAG GGTCTAGAAAGACATTTACTTGGATCTCATGGATTGGTTACATCTAGTATGCAAGAAGCAGCAAACAAAGGAAAAGATGCAGGTCGCTGTCCCGCTTGCGGCAGA GTATATCAGTGGAAATTACTAAATCATGTCGCGCGAGATCACGGAATGACACTAAAACCAGCGCATCTATCTTATAAATGTACAGTTTGCACTGCCACATTTGGAATGTATAAGCAATTTGAAAACCATGTTTATTCGGCACATAGTGTCGTTGCTAAAAGAGTGATGGATAAGAAGAATACACCTTCGTCTCCATCGTCCAGATCCAATGATTCCCTTCTGAAACCGTTGAAGATAAATGatgaaattacaattattccACAACCAGCAAAACCTACAACCAGATCGGGTACATCTCAAGGCAGAGGAAAATAG